From a region of the Pseudoxanthomonas sp. X-1 genome:
- the dndA gene encoding cysteine desulfurase DndA translates to MIGAKLRQGKKRSLLPRGDTMMERPLYLDCAATTPADPRVAEVVARLLVEEFGNAGSRTHEYGLMAHREVGRARDRVAGTLDAAPDEVIFTSGATESNNIAILGLAAPGVARSKRHIVSTAIEHKAVLEPLAHLAENGFDVTLVKPDRAGHVDADALLAAIRPDTLLISVMHGNNETGALQPITAIADGLPEDGPYFHVDAAQTYGKETPALRHKRIELISVSGHKVFGPKGVGALLVRRRRGNRIPIQPLMWGGGQERGLRPGTQPVALIAGLGLAAELAEKERTRRMEICQRMRKQAIAELSPLAPTIHGDPQRGVLPHILSIALPGIDSEAIMVALKHVVAVSNGSACTSASYQPSHVLEAMELSEDEVAGTVRLSWSHLTGEVPWNTIVSILADLRL, encoded by the coding sequence ATGATCGGTGCCAAACTACGTCAAGGAAAGAAACGTAGTTTGTTACCAAGAGGCGACACAATGATGGAGAGGCCCCTGTACCTGGACTGCGCGGCAACGACGCCGGCCGACCCGCGCGTTGCGGAGGTCGTCGCACGCCTGCTGGTCGAGGAATTCGGCAATGCGGGCAGCCGCACGCACGAGTACGGGCTGATGGCCCATCGCGAAGTGGGACGGGCGCGAGATCGGGTCGCCGGGACATTGGATGCCGCCCCGGACGAGGTGATCTTCACCAGCGGTGCAACGGAAAGCAACAACATCGCCATTCTGGGTCTAGCCGCACCCGGTGTTGCCCGCAGCAAGCGCCACATCGTCAGTACTGCCATCGAGCACAAGGCCGTACTGGAGCCGCTGGCGCATCTTGCTGAAAACGGGTTCGATGTCACGCTCGTGAAGCCCGACCGGGCGGGACACGTCGACGCCGATGCATTGTTGGCCGCCATCCGTCCGGACACGCTGCTGATATCGGTGATGCACGGCAACAATGAGACAGGCGCGCTGCAGCCCATCACGGCGATAGCCGACGGTCTGCCTGAGGACGGTCCTTATTTCCATGTCGATGCTGCGCAGACCTATGGGAAGGAAACGCCTGCGCTGCGCCATAAGCGGATCGAGCTGATCAGTGTGAGTGGCCACAAGGTGTTCGGACCCAAGGGAGTAGGCGCGCTGCTGGTGCGGCGCCGTCGCGGGAATCGAATTCCCATACAGCCCTTGATGTGGGGTGGGGGGCAGGAACGGGGTCTTCGCCCCGGCACCCAGCCGGTGGCATTGATCGCCGGTCTAGGCCTGGCTGCGGAACTGGCGGAGAAAGAAAGAACCCGTCGGATGGAGATCTGCCAGCGCATGCGCAAGCAGGCCATCGCCGAGCTATCGCCGCTGGCTCCTACCATCCATGGCGATCCCCAGCGCGGTGTCCTCCCCCACATTCTGAGCATCGCGCTGCCCGGCATCGATTCTGAGGCGATCATGGTCGCGCTCAAGCACGTGGTGGCGGTCTCGAATGGATCTGCTTGCACATCGGCAAGCTATCAGCCGAGCCATGTTCTTGAGGCGATGGAGCTTTCGGAGGATGAGGTCGCCGGCACTGTTCGGCTTTCCTGGAGTCACCTCACCGGTGAGGTGCCATGGAACACGATTGTTTCAATCCTCGCTGACTTGCGTCTTTGA
- a CDS encoding DUF2958 domain-containing protein, translated as MSAFITDEQRCLLLANGRESLQNPSFDPKPVVKLFTPDASATWLLSEIDPDDDDRAFGLCDLGLGRPELGWVSLQELAAVHGRLRLPIEVDVYFRPNKPLSIYARDAQTLGRIVV; from the coding sequence ATGAGCGCATTCATTACCGACGAGCAGCGCTGCCTGCTGTTGGCCAATGGCCGCGAATCCCTTCAAAACCCGAGCTTTGACCCGAAACCCGTGGTCAAGCTTTTCACGCCGGATGCCAGCGCGACATGGCTGCTGTCCGAGATCGATCCGGACGATGATGATCGCGCATTTGGCCTGTGCGACCTCGGTCTGGGCAGGCCCGAACTCGGCTGGGTCAGCTTGCAGGAGCTGGCGGCGGTCCACGGACGGCTTCGCCTGCCGATCGAAGTGGACGTGTACTTCCGTCCGAATAAGCCGTTGAGCATCTACGCGCGTGATGCGCAAACACTAGGACGAATCGTCGTGTGA
- the radC gene encoding DNA repair protein RadC — protein sequence MSHESISLTALLMVRDARGRRYRPATDEQILEAARQVVDRKMQRGLAFKSPADVQAYLRTKLASLEHEVFAVLFLDQKHRLIEYVEMFRGTIHEAVVHPREVVKMALRLNAAAVIVSHNHPSGDPSPSGADQSVTCRLKDALELVDVRLLDHIIVGGRSSVSMAQRGLT from the coding sequence ATGTCGCACGAATCCATTTCGCTGACTGCCTTGCTGATGGTGCGGGACGCACGAGGCCGTCGCTATCGTCCGGCGACCGATGAGCAGATCCTCGAAGCGGCGCGCCAGGTGGTCGACCGCAAGATGCAGCGCGGCCTTGCGTTCAAGTCGCCGGCGGACGTCCAGGCGTATTTGCGGACCAAGCTGGCCAGCTTGGAGCACGAAGTGTTCGCGGTGTTGTTCCTCGATCAGAAGCATCGACTGATCGAGTACGTCGAGATGTTCCGCGGCACGATACATGAGGCGGTCGTGCACCCGCGCGAAGTCGTCAAGATGGCGTTGCGGCTCAACGCGGCGGCGGTGATCGTCAGTCACAACCATCCGAGCGGTGACCCGAGCCCGAGTGGCGCGGACCAATCAGTCACCTGCCGCCTCAAGGACGCGCTAGAACTCGTGGACGTGCGGCTGCTCGATCACATCATCGTCGGCGGTCGGTCTTCGGTGTCCATGGCCCAGCGTGGCCTGACCTGA
- a CDS encoding ATPase: MNDKSHVSLEQRVCLVCGVSFDTGSVLLDLRVRARLEHRTTTGWGMCIEHQRLADEGYVALVECDPERSGLSTSEDRVMPGDAYRTGRVAHLKREVFARVFARPLAPDQPCVFVDARVIERLQSLVALTPN; this comes from the coding sequence ATGAACGACAAATCGCACGTCTCGCTCGAGCAGCGCGTCTGCCTTGTCTGCGGGGTCTCATTCGACACCGGGAGTGTGTTGTTGGACCTGCGGGTGCGCGCGCGTTTGGAGCATCGCACGACGACCGGCTGGGGGATGTGCATCGAGCACCAGCGGCTGGCCGATGAGGGCTACGTCGCGTTGGTCGAGTGCGATCCGGAGCGCAGTGGATTGTCGACGAGTGAGGATCGGGTCATGCCCGGTGACGCGTATCGGACCGGGCGCGTGGCCCATCTCAAGCGCGAGGTGTTCGCCAGGGTGTTCGCGAGGCCGCTCGCGCCGGACCAACCGTGCGTGTTCGTCGACGCGCGAGTGATCGAGCGATTGCAGTCGCTGGTGGCGCTGACGCCGAACTGA
- a CDS encoding DUF932 domain-containing protein, protein MQLASRFASHSPALRSDDPLSDDQIRAVVPSIFAEAPHESRSHRYRYIPTAAVLAKLRGEGFQPFMVCQTRVRSHDRRDYTKHLIRLRHASQIAASGEASEIILLNSHDGTSSYQMLAGMYRFVCQNGLVCGNTVADVRVPHKGDVAGQVIEGAYQVLHGFERAETSRDAMRAITLDAGESDVFARAALALKYDADARPPITERQVLTPRRHEDDRRDLWSVFNRVQEHLTKGGLSGRSANGRRQTTRPVQGIDQNVRLNRALWLLADGLRQLKA, encoded by the coding sequence ATGCAACTGGCATCCCGCTTCGCTTCCCACTCTCCCGCGCTGCGCTCGGACGATCCGCTGTCCGATGACCAAATCCGTGCCGTGGTGCCTTCGATCTTCGCCGAGGCACCGCACGAAAGCCGCTCGCACCGCTACCGCTACATCCCCACGGCCGCCGTTCTCGCCAAGCTGCGCGGCGAAGGCTTTCAGCCCTTCATGGTCTGCCAGACCCGCGTGCGCAGCCATGACCGGCGCGACTACACCAAGCACCTGATCCGGCTGCGCCATGCCAGCCAGATCGCCGCCAGCGGCGAAGCCAGCGAAATCATCCTGCTGAACTCCCATGACGGCACGAGCAGCTACCAGATGCTCGCCGGGATGTACCGGTTCGTCTGCCAGAACGGTCTGGTCTGCGGCAACACCGTGGCCGACGTGCGTGTGCCGCACAAGGGCGACGTGGCCGGGCAGGTCATCGAAGGCGCTTACCAAGTCCTGCACGGCTTCGAGCGCGCCGAGACCTCGCGCGATGCGATGCGGGCCATCACCCTCGATGCCGGCGAGTCCGACGTGTTCGCGCGCGCCGCGCTGGCACTCAAGTACGACGCAGACGCACGGCCACCCATCACCGAGCGCCAAGTCCTGACGCCACGCCGCCACGAGGACGACCGCCGTGACCTGTGGAGCGTGTTCAACCGCGTGCAGGAACACCTGACCAAGGGCGGCCTGTCCGGCCGCAGCGCCAATGGCCGCCGCCAGACGACCCGGCCGGTGCAGGGCATCGATCAGAACGTGCGGTTGAACCGCGCGCTGTGGCTGCTCGCCGACGGCTTGCGCCAGCTGAAAGCCTGA
- a CDS encoding ParB/RepB/Spo0J family partition protein, with product MNAITQTEARAIETAAPLEVADPTRNLILVPLSQLLPRRSARNARKTARVSIPELAASIARIGLLQNLIVILAADGEHYEVVAGDRRLTALKLLAKKKRIGTDHEVPCLLVADGSARTISLAENLLREQMHPADQFEAFAALVKEGRPVEDIAADFGVTPLVVQRRLKLANVSPRLLTDYRAGDVTLEQLMALAVTDDHAAQDAAYYDAPTWQRDATALRERLTGGEINAARDPLARFVGVDAYEQGGGIVRRDLFREDVYLADAALLESLARDRLTDVAEKVRAEGWAWVDVAPRVTHADLQAFRRATREQREPKPAEAKRIAKLEARAQVIETQLDAEEDMDEVAAQALYDEHDRISAALAAIADSLQTYSAKVRAFAGAVVSVDTQGDVVVHRGLLQEDVAKVLRTLERDGASPEDVADAAHAASAAAPAKGGMSEALARRLSAHRTAALQVELARRPQVALAALVSELAGSLLLDGEGTGLPIGVRASEPAALTRVADDLAQSDALRTFDALRERWRQRLPEDGDGLFDVLLAMSAEQLVELLALCVAATVNVVTPNEHSDNADVLARAVALDMRAWWTATAEGYFKHIPKAAIVTAAPQFAPNYGARLSVLRKGELAATAERLAAGTGWLPPMFARQSAWIDPPPAEGDGDERPEVEAAPDTPHALAA from the coding sequence ATGAACGCCATCACCCAAACCGAAGCCCGTGCCATCGAAACGGCCGCTCCGCTGGAAGTCGCCGACCCGACCCGTAACCTGATCCTCGTTCCGCTCTCGCAATTGCTGCCGCGCCGGTCCGCGCGCAACGCGCGCAAGACCGCGCGCGTGTCGATCCCGGAACTGGCTGCCAGCATCGCCCGCATTGGCTTACTCCAGAACCTCATCGTCATCCTCGCCGCAGATGGCGAACACTATGAGGTCGTGGCCGGAGACCGCCGCCTGACCGCATTGAAGCTGCTGGCAAAGAAGAAGCGTATCGGCACCGACCATGAGGTGCCGTGCCTGCTGGTCGCGGACGGTAGCGCCCGCACCATCAGTCTCGCTGAAAACCTGCTGCGCGAGCAGATGCATCCGGCTGACCAGTTCGAGGCGTTCGCCGCACTGGTCAAGGAAGGTCGGCCCGTCGAGGACATCGCGGCCGATTTCGGCGTGACGCCGCTGGTGGTGCAGCGGCGCTTGAAGCTCGCCAATGTCTCTCCGCGCCTGCTGACCGACTACCGCGCAGGTGACGTGACGCTGGAACAGCTGATGGCGCTGGCCGTGACTGACGACCATGCCGCCCAGGATGCCGCCTACTACGATGCGCCGACATGGCAGCGCGATGCGACCGCGCTGCGGGAGCGTCTGACCGGCGGCGAAATCAACGCCGCGCGCGACCCGCTGGCGCGCTTCGTCGGCGTCGATGCGTACGAGCAGGGTGGCGGCATCGTGCGACGCGACCTGTTCCGCGAGGACGTCTACCTCGCCGATGCCGCCCTGCTGGAATCGCTTGCGCGTGACCGGCTCACCGATGTGGCCGAGAAAGTCCGCGCAGAGGGGTGGGCATGGGTCGATGTCGCGCCGCGCGTCACGCATGCCGACTTGCAGGCGTTCCGTCGCGCCACGCGCGAGCAGCGCGAGCCGAAGCCGGCCGAGGCCAAGCGCATTGCCAAGCTGGAAGCGCGGGCGCAGGTTATCGAGACGCAGCTGGATGCCGAGGAGGACATGGACGAGGTGGCTGCGCAGGCACTGTACGACGAGCACGACCGCATCAGCGCTGCGCTCGCCGCCATCGCCGACTCCTTGCAGACCTACAGCGCGAAAGTGCGCGCGTTCGCCGGTGCCGTCGTCTCCGTCGATACGCAGGGCGATGTCGTCGTGCATCGCGGGCTACTGCAGGAGGATGTTGCTAAGGTGCTGCGCACGCTCGAACGCGATGGCGCTTCGCCCGAGGACGTGGCCGACGCTGCGCATGCAGCGAGCGCCGCCGCTCCGGCCAAGGGCGGCATGTCGGAGGCGCTGGCGCGCCGTCTCAGCGCGCACCGCACGGCGGCGTTGCAGGTCGAGTTGGCACGCAGGCCGCAAGTCGCGCTGGCCGCGCTGGTGTCCGAGCTGGCAGGAAGCCTGCTGCTGGACGGCGAAGGCACCGGCCTGCCCATCGGCGTGCGGGCCAGCGAGCCGGCCGCGCTTACGCGGGTCGCCGACGATCTTGCGCAGTCCGACGCGCTGCGCACATTCGACGCCTTGCGCGAGCGCTGGCGGCAGCGTCTGCCGGAGGACGGCGACGGTCTGTTCGACGTGCTGCTGGCGATGTCGGCCGAGCAGCTGGTCGAGCTGCTGGCGTTGTGCGTGGCGGCCACGGTCAACGTGGTCACGCCGAACGAGCACAGCGACAACGCCGACGTGCTGGCCCGCGCGGTCGCGCTGGACATGCGCGCATGGTGGACTGCCACGGCCGAGGGCTACTTCAAACACATTCCGAAGGCGGCCATCGTGACGGCGGCACCGCAGTTCGCCCCGAACTACGGGGCGCGACTGTCGGTGCTCAGGAAGGGCGAGTTGGCGGCCACCGCCGAGCGGTTGGCGGCTGGCACGGGCTGGCTGCCGCCGATGTTCGCGCGGCAGTCCGCGTGGATCGATCCGCCGCCAGCAGAAGGCGATGGCGACGAGAGACCGGAGGTCGAGGCCGCCCCGGATACGCCGCACGCGCTGGCCGCGTGA
- a CDS encoding DUF736 domain-containing protein produces the protein MANIGTFTKSGNGFAGTVRTLSLNAKVKLIVNDKTSENAPDFRIQTAGGYDLGAAWKKTSEAGRDYLSVTLDDPSLPTTIYAGLFEDDEGKYTLIWSRSKSAG, from the coding sequence ATGGCCAACATCGGCACCTTCACCAAGAGCGGCAACGGCTTCGCCGGCACCGTCCGCACCCTGAGCCTCAACGCCAAGGTCAAGCTCATCGTCAACGACAAGACCAGCGAGAACGCCCCGGACTTTCGCATCCAGACCGCGGGCGGATACGACCTCGGCGCGGCGTGGAAGAAGACCAGCGAAGCCGGCCGCGATTACCTGTCGGTGACGCTCGACGATCCCTCGCTGCCGACGACGATCTACGCCGGCCTGTTCGAGGACGATGAGGGCAAGTACACCCTGATCTGGTCGCGCAGCAAGTCGGCGGGCTGA
- a CDS encoding DUF2285 domain-containing protein, whose translation MSIAFCIPIAAYLYALHLDGPGLAWEYLRRHPDYRRDWQRRRRRVEAACRWGLRLLEDPDLDAREAHPAWCSDPASVLLQADADPPADATAFGLWQLPGSKQLLHDGCRLLLTTRWPGGQVRLVVAPGLDDGMAYVYALRSSADSGERARTLAGELAKLAAGTEGVSAAISRPRPTAAALLELHTLQALDATLAGASSREVAEGLFGAEAVAEGWHADGGLRSRVRRLIRRGCALMRGGYRRLAQLR comes from the coding sequence GTGAGCATCGCGTTCTGCATTCCCATCGCTGCATATCTGTACGCGCTACACCTGGACGGGCCAGGGCTGGCGTGGGAGTACCTGCGTCGGCATCCGGACTACCGCCGTGACTGGCAGCGCCGCCGCCGACGCGTGGAAGCCGCGTGCCGCTGGGGCCTGCGTCTGCTCGAGGACCCTGATCTGGACGCACGCGAAGCGCATCCGGCCTGGTGCTCAGATCCCGCCTCGGTGCTGCTGCAGGCCGACGCCGATCCGCCGGCCGACGCGACCGCTTTTGGACTTTGGCAGCTCCCCGGCAGCAAGCAACTGCTCCACGACGGCTGCCGCTTGCTGCTGACTACGCGCTGGCCTGGCGGCCAGGTGCGCCTGGTCGTCGCACCGGGGCTGGACGACGGCATGGCCTACGTCTACGCGCTCCGCAGTTCGGCCGATAGTGGCGAACGCGCGCGCACGCTCGCTGGCGAACTCGCCAAGCTCGCCGCTGGCACCGAAGGTGTGTCGGCGGCCATCTCCCGGCCACGGCCGACCGCCGCCGCGCTGCTGGAATTGCACACGCTACAGGCGCTCGACGCCACCCTGGCGGGGGCGTCCTCGCGCGAGGTCGCCGAAGGCCTGTTCGGCGCCGAGGCCGTGGCCGAGGGCTGGCACGCCGATGGCGGGCTGCGCTCGCGCGTGCGCCGCCTGATACGGCGTGGCTGTGCGCTGATGCGCGGCGGCTACCGCCGCCTCGCCCAGCTTCGCTAG
- a CDS encoding helix-turn-helix domain-containing protein — protein sequence MRPAPLRPAAAAAAAPAQPPRYLNNDEAAAYLRLSPRTLEKQRVIGGGPRFRKFGRRVMYAVIDLDAWADSRSFEATSDPEYAEHHSADGRAR from the coding sequence ATGAGACCGGCTCCCTTGCGGCCTGCTGCCGCCGCCGCGGCTGCGCCCGCGCAACCCCCGCGCTACCTCAACAACGACGAAGCAGCCGCGTATCTGCGGCTGTCGCCGCGAACGCTCGAGAAGCAGCGCGTGATTGGAGGCGGCCCGCGCTTTCGCAAGTTCGGCCGCCGCGTCATGTACGCCGTCATCGACCTCGACGCCTGGGCTGATTCGCGCAGTTTCGAGGCCACGTCCGATCCCGAATATGCAGAGCATCACTCTGCCGACGGCCGTGCGCGCTGA
- a CDS encoding replication initiator protein A, with the protein MTGAGPEPVLGRREQLDLFQALPGDMAPRDSQDLMAYPFFSLAKSRRTAPIDFRSGGVTVRVEGTAEHGIASIWDADVLIWAASQIVEARDAGIPTSRLMRATPHEILRFIGRGVSVRDYQRLKAALDRLQSTTVATSIRETTGRRLHRFSWINEWRERADARGMPLGIELIVPDWFYAGVLDAALVLTIDPAYFRLTGGIERWLYRLVRKHGGRQAHGWQFEFAHLHRKSGSTAKPHDFACDLRALVARQSLPGYVLGIERMPGSGAELLTFRPVPPTARG; encoded by the coding sequence CTGACCGGCGCGGGGCCGGAGCCGGTCTTGGGACGCCGCGAACAACTGGACCTGTTCCAAGCGCTGCCCGGCGACATGGCGCCGCGCGACAGCCAGGACCTCATGGCGTATCCCTTTTTCTCGCTGGCCAAGTCGCGGCGCACGGCGCCGATCGACTTCCGCAGCGGCGGCGTGACGGTGCGCGTGGAGGGTACCGCGGAGCACGGCATCGCATCGATTTGGGACGCCGACGTGCTGATCTGGGCAGCATCGCAGATCGTCGAAGCGCGCGATGCAGGCATTCCGACGTCGCGGCTGATGCGCGCGACGCCGCACGAGATCCTGCGCTTCATAGGGCGCGGGGTGTCGGTGCGCGACTATCAGCGCCTGAAGGCCGCGCTCGACCGGTTGCAGTCGACGACGGTCGCGACCTCGATCCGCGAGACCACCGGGCGGCGCCTGCATCGGTTCTCGTGGATCAACGAGTGGCGCGAGCGCGCCGATGCGCGCGGCATGCCGCTCGGCATCGAGCTGATCGTGCCGGACTGGTTCTACGCCGGCGTGCTCGACGCCGCCCTCGTGCTGACGATCGATCCTGCGTACTTCAGATTGACGGGCGGCATCGAGCGCTGGCTGTATCGCTTGGTGCGCAAGCACGGCGGGCGCCAGGCGCACGGCTGGCAGTTCGAGTTCGCTCATCTGCATCGCAAGTCCGGCAGCACGGCCAAGCCCCACGACTTTGCGTGCGATCTGCGCGCGCTGGTCGCGCGGCAGTCGCTGCCGGGCTACGTCCTCGGCATCGAGCGGATGCCGGGCAGTGGCGCCGAGTTGCTGACGTTCCGGCCCGTGCCGCCGACGGCACGGGGATAA
- the parA gene encoding ParA family partition ATPase, whose product MIVAVLNQKGGVGKTTLATHIAGELALRGQQVILLDADPQGSALDWTQRRAQQGLPRLFGAVGLARETVHQEAPELARRADHVVIDGPPRIAALARSALLAAERVLIPVQPSPYDVWASAEMVALVREAQVFRPTLRAAFVVNRRVVRTVIGREARGALADQPLPALRAEVRQRIVFADSVAAGRLVRESAPDSAAAREITALVDELLRWPS is encoded by the coding sequence GTGATCGTCGCCGTTCTGAACCAGAAGGGTGGCGTCGGCAAGACCACACTGGCCACCCATATCGCCGGTGAGCTGGCGCTGCGCGGCCAGCAGGTCATTTTGCTCGACGCCGACCCGCAAGGCTCGGCGCTCGATTGGACACAGCGTCGCGCCCAGCAGGGCTTGCCGCGGCTGTTCGGCGCCGTCGGCCTCGCCCGCGAGACCGTGCACCAGGAGGCGCCGGAGCTGGCCCGCCGCGCCGATCACGTCGTGATCGACGGCCCGCCGCGCATCGCCGCATTGGCACGCTCGGCGCTCCTCGCGGCCGAGCGCGTGCTGATACCGGTGCAGCCCAGTCCCTACGACGTATGGGCGTCCGCGGAGATGGTCGCGCTGGTCCGCGAGGCGCAGGTGTTCCGACCCACACTGCGTGCGGCCTTCGTGGTGAATCGACGCGTCGTGCGCACGGTCATCGGGCGCGAGGCACGCGGCGCGCTCGCCGATCAGCCGCTGCCCGCGCTGCGCGCCGAGGTGCGTCAGCGCATCGTCTTCGCCGACAGCGTGGCCGCGGGCCGTCTCGTGCGGGAGAGCGCGCCCGACAGCGCCGCCGCGCGCGAGATCACAGCGCTGGTCGACGAGCTGCTGCGGTGGCCGTCATGA
- a CDS encoding chromosome partitioning protein ParB: MSGKRIGIGARPPTNPHAEAWIREGDGAALQKADVYTARLTLDITPALRARIKVSAFTQGVTVAELLRGLLERAFPEDRP, translated from the coding sequence ATGAGCGGCAAGCGCATCGGCATCGGCGCGCGCCCGCCGACGAATCCGCACGCCGAGGCGTGGATTCGGGAGGGCGATGGCGCCGCATTGCAGAAGGCCGACGTCTACACGGCGCGGCTGACGCTCGACATCACGCCGGCGCTGCGCGCGCGCATCAAGGTCTCGGCGTTCACGCAGGGCGTAACCGTCGCCGAACTTCTGCGCGGGCTGCTCGAGCGTGCGTTCCCGGAGGACAGGCCATGA
- a CDS encoding DUF2840 domain-containing protein, whose protein sequence is MIASAVTMTDAPMPALAALAGQGGETPLTRVSLAYYDQRLKVYLRFGEPLHITRIDRWRRVAVFAPRAVLARVRWQANAYGTVRWQLMVLHTCRPDEIAQRIAGVVPGARLLLHVEGDAAVRAVLAQIDSIEALGIAPADAAPMYWRTLGNRLTARLPLPAYTTERHAAWLAGKALR, encoded by the coding sequence ATGATCGCTTCCGCAGTCACGATGACCGACGCACCGATGCCGGCGCTTGCCGCGCTCGCCGGCCAGGGCGGCGAGACGCCGCTGACGCGCGTCTCGCTGGCCTATTACGACCAGCGGCTCAAGGTCTATCTGCGTTTCGGCGAGCCGCTGCACATCACCAGGATCGACCGCTGGCGCCGCGTCGCCGTGTTCGCGCCGCGCGCGGTGCTCGCGCGCGTGCGCTGGCAGGCCAACGCGTACGGCACCGTGCGCTGGCAGCTGATGGTGTTGCACACCTGTAGGCCGGACGAGATTGCGCAGCGCATCGCCGGCGTGGTGCCAGGCGCACGCCTGCTGCTGCATGTCGAGGGGGATGCCGCCGTGCGCGCCGTGCTTGCGCAGATCGACTCGATCGAGGCACTCGGCATCGCGCCGGCGGACGCGGCGCCGATGTACTGGCGCACGCTCGGCAACCGCCTCACCGCGCGTTTGCCGCTGCCGGCCTACACGACCGAGCGACACGCGGCCTGGCTCGCCGGGAAGGCGCTGCGATGA
- a CDS encoding S26 family signal peptidase — MTARMHGRLLVALLAAAGLAALAWAAFVPPVAHLVYNPTPSVATGWYRIAPADLTALRAGDVVLVRLPPAVAALAERRAYLPSNVPLLKRVGAVAPQRVCVLGDSVNIDGVPAAAVLRSDRRGRPLPAWRQCRALQDGEVYLLGTHPASFDSRYFGPIDASAVLGRAQPLWVDAPL, encoded by the coding sequence ATGACCGCCCGCATGCACGGCCGCCTGCTCGTCGCGCTGCTGGCCGCCGCGGGCCTCGCTGCGCTCGCCTGGGCGGCGTTCGTGCCGCCGGTCGCGCACCTGGTCTACAACCCGACGCCGAGCGTGGCGACCGGCTGGTACCGCATCGCGCCCGCCGACCTCACGGCACTGCGCGCCGGCGACGTCGTGCTGGTACGGCTGCCGCCTGCCGTCGCAGCGCTGGCCGAACGACGAGCCTATCTGCCGTCGAATGTGCCATTGCTCAAGCGCGTCGGTGCCGTCGCGCCGCAGCGCGTGTGTGTGCTCGGCGATAGTGTCAACATCGACGGCGTGCCGGCTGCCGCGGTGCTGCGCTCCGACCGGCGTGGCCGGCCGCTGCCGGCCTGGCGTCAGTGCCGCGCGTTGCAGGACGGCGAGGTGTATCTGCTCGGCACACATCCGGCTTCATTCGACAGCCGCTACTTCGGCCCGATCGATGCGTCCGCCGTGCTTGGGCGTGCGCAGCCGTTGTGGGTGGACGCGCCGCTATGA